A single window of Nicotiana sylvestris chromosome 3, ASM39365v2, whole genome shotgun sequence DNA harbors:
- the LOC104233715 gene encoding UNC93-like protein 1, translated as MGSYGDEETGKGLPNSPPNYSIFRYNSPLVQVGLIGLVCFCCPGMFNALSGMGGGGQVDHTAANNANTALYTTFAIFGILGGGIYNILGPQKTLFVGCSTYILYAGSFLYYNHHKHQAFVVVAGGLLGIGAGLLWAAQGAIMTSYPPHDRKGTYISMFWSIFNMGGVIGGLIPFVSNYNRTTAASVNDGTYIGFMIFMAIGTFLSLAILHPSKVIRNDGSKCTNIKYSSVSVELLQILKLFGNWKMLLMVPASVASNFFYTYQFNNVNGVLFNLRTRGLNNVFYWGAQMIGSVFIGSIMDYSFKSRRARGLVGIIIVGLLSTAIWGGGLAKQLKYSREDVPDHIVLLDFKDGSKFAGPFVLYFSYGLLDAMFQSMVYWVIGALADDSEILSRYTGFYKGIQSAGGAVAWQVDSRNVTFLNQLIANWALTTISFPLLIALILLAVKDDNKEEERATKEVAISSNRDISTTVDKPNKE; from the exons ATGGGTTCTTACGGAGATGAAGAAACTGGAAAAGGGTTACCTAATTCACCTCCAAATTATTCAATTTTCAGGTATAATTCACCACTGGTTCAGGTTGGTTTAATTGGATTGGTGTGTTTTTGTTGTCCAGGGATGTTTAATGCCCTCTCTGGAATGGGTGGTGGTGGTCAAGTAGACCACACAGCGGCTAACAACGCTAACACTGCTCTGTACACAACTTTCGccatttttggaattttgggtgGTGGCATTTACAACATATTAGGTCCTCAAAAAACACTATTTGTTGGGTGTTCGACTTATATATTGTACGCGGGATCATTTCTCTACTACAATCACCATAAACATCAGGCTTTCGTCGTAGTTGCTGGCGGGCTTCTTGGTATTGGCGCGGGCCTTTTGTGGGCTGCTCAGGGAGCTATTATGACGTCGTATCCGCCACATGATAGGAAAGGTACTTATATCTCTATGTTTTGGAGTATTTTTAACATGGGTGGTGTTATTGGCGGACTTATTCCTTTTGTATCGAATTATAATAGGACTACCGCGGCCTCTGTTAATGATGGTACTTATATTGGATTCATGATTTTCATGGCAATTGGAACCTTTCTTTCTTTAGCAATTTTGCATCCTAGTAAGGTTATTAGGAACGATGGTTCGAAGTGTACTAATATTAAGTACTCCAGTGTGTCTGTTGAATTGTTGCAAATACTCAAACTGTTTGGGAATTGGAAAATGTTGTTGATGGTTCCAGCTTCGGTTGCCAGTAACTTTTTCTATACTTATCAGTTCAATAATGTTAACGGGGTATTGTTCAATTTGAGGACTAGGGGTTTGAACAATGTGTTTTATTGGGGTGCACAGATGATCGGTTCAGTGTTCATCGGGTCTATAATGGACTATAGTTTTAAGAGCAGGAGAGCTAGAGGATTGGTTGGTATTATTATTGTTGGCCTGCTTTCAACAGCAATTTGGGGTGGAGGACTCGCGAAACAACTTAAATATTCCCGTGAAGATGTACCTGATCACATAGTATTACTGGATTTCAAGGATGGTTCTAAATTTGCAGGTCCATTCGTCTTGTATTTTAGTTATGGATTACTTGATGCCATGTTTCAGAGCATGGTTTATTGGGTCATAGGAGCATTGGCAGATGATTCTGAGATTCTCAGCAG GTATACTGGCTTCTATAAAGGAATACAAAGTGCAGGAGGAGCCGTTGCTTGGCAAGTTGATTCACGTAACGTGACATTCCTAAACCAGCTTATCGCGAATTGGGCGCTAACCACTATTAGTTTTCCATTACTGATAGCTCTTATACTATTAGCAGTGAAGGATGATAACAAAGAGGAAGAGAGAGCAACTAAGGAGGTTGCTATTTCTTCAAACCGCGATATCAGTACTACAGTGGACAAGCCCAATAAGGAATAG